A region of Pyxidicoccus parkwaysis DNA encodes the following proteins:
- the bet gene encoding phage recombination protein Bet codes for MADGNVHNNSGWTPERIELVKRTICPKGISNDEFALFIEQCRRSGLDPLLKEAFCVARRLNIGNRERPQWVTKHEFQPSEAGMLARAERFPDFQGLQASAVFAEDEISLDQGKGEVVHRFNPAKRKGALVGAWARVVRDGKLPVVVWLDFSGYVQTTPLWAKIPATMIEKCARVAALRKAYPEAFGGLYVREELPADEAGEVPEAPAQTPAAALPAKTATREALELAQPAATKAPEAAPTLKRVEEATPAAQVATAKSRPSGVVAFGQYKGKTPSELSDQELSETIDMANVKLMEQPKARWAEAMRQNLALLEAEVEFRCRVPAQTPAEPKVREPGQEG; via the coding sequence ATGGCTGACGGCAACGTGCACAACAACAGCGGCTGGACTCCGGAGCGCATTGAGCTGGTGAAGCGCACCATCTGTCCCAAGGGCATCAGCAACGACGAGTTCGCGCTCTTCATCGAGCAGTGCCGGCGCAGTGGTCTGGACCCGCTGCTGAAGGAGGCCTTCTGCGTCGCGCGCCGGCTCAACATCGGCAACCGCGAGCGGCCCCAGTGGGTGACGAAGCACGAGTTCCAGCCTAGCGAGGCTGGCATGCTCGCTCGTGCCGAGCGATTCCCGGACTTCCAAGGGCTCCAGGCGTCCGCCGTCTTCGCGGAGGACGAAATCAGCCTGGACCAGGGCAAGGGCGAGGTGGTGCACCGCTTCAACCCGGCGAAGCGGAAGGGCGCACTCGTCGGCGCGTGGGCCCGGGTGGTGCGCGACGGGAAGCTGCCCGTCGTGGTGTGGCTGGACTTCAGCGGCTACGTCCAGACGACGCCCCTATGGGCGAAGATTCCGGCGACGATGATTGAAAAGTGCGCCCGGGTGGCCGCGCTGCGCAAGGCGTACCCGGAAGCCTTCGGCGGCCTGTACGTGCGAGAGGAGTTGCCGGCCGACGAAGCAGGTGAAGTGCCCGAGGCTCCAGCGCAGACCCCGGCCGCCGCGCTTCCCGCAAAGACGGCCACCCGCGAGGCACTGGAGCTGGCGCAGCCTGCGGCCACGAAAGCACCGGAGGCCGCGCCGACGCTGAAGCGTGTCGAGGAGGCGACTCCGGCGGCGCAGGTGGCGACCGCGAAGTCCCGCCCCTCCGGTGTCGTCGCCTTCGGTCAGTACAAGGGCAAGACGCCCTCGGAGCTGTCGGACCAGGAGCTGTCCGAGACCATCGACATGGCGAACGTGAAGCTCATGGAGCAGCCGAAGGCGCGCTGGGCTGAAGCGATGCGGCAGAACCTCGCGCTGCTGGAGGCGGAGGTGGAGTTCCGCTGCCGCGTGCCGGCGCAGACACCGGCCGAGCCCAAGGTCCGCGAGCCGGGCCAGGAAGGCTGA
- a CDS encoding helix-turn-helix domain-containing protein → MNGCIRGDGQHNAESSLGAAEESRPAARKKPRRAPVPLDQLPKDLWLKEHVAAALGRSVSWVYKKAEAGLLPHSKRVGGLMFVPSQVMAWATAQDATPTKPKRARRRASASVLAAALAKE, encoded by the coding sequence ATGAACGGCTGCATTCGCGGTGACGGGCAGCACAATGCGGAGTCGAGTCTGGGCGCGGCCGAAGAGTCGAGGCCGGCGGCGAGGAAGAAGCCTCGCCGCGCGCCTGTACCGCTGGACCAGCTCCCGAAGGACCTGTGGTTGAAGGAGCACGTTGCCGCGGCGCTCGGGCGCTCGGTGTCGTGGGTCTACAAGAAGGCCGAGGCCGGCTTGCTGCCGCACTCGAAGCGCGTCGGCGGGCTGATGTTCGTTCCGTCCCAGGTCATGGCGTGGGCGACGGCACAGGACGCGACGCCCACGAAGCCGAAGCGTGCTCGTCGGCGCGCGTCCGCATCCGTTCTCGCTGCCGCGCTGGCGAAGGAGTGA
- a CDS encoding tyrosine-type recombinase/integrase has translation MAFTRRHGEKWYAIYKDEEGTQREVVTPARTKAQAELLANEMELRAWRVRQGLEVPPVEIKLRDAFEQFRPVIQGLASYDTIDGRWRNHILPALGDRPIHKIRPEDISVLLRSKLRNEEEDEEERDAPGKTDGGLGPQTVRHLRVHLQAFFTWAKKEARIFTGENPASLAWDPDVPEPEPRVLDLAEAETVASHASHEDIADMILTAAHTGLRRGELLALRWESVFLEDRYLVVRRSGKRRTTKTGRAREVPIPRALLPVLERRRASATSEWAFPDKHGRQRRPDYDINSRFRTALMRAGIVDGYEFTCVARKTRAPGERNGRSKLTALQVRDLRKRAAKGTTQAELARSFGVSPRTVGMIVRGERWGGAARGEGGCGHSARHPDAAPRTCPGCGVEMKAEPVPTLHLFKDLRASYLTHVVERTGDLKAAQDLGGHTTDRTTRRHYTAVRRQHLTAKVDEAFAGFEPVESSSSQFPVGSGENVPAAANNRERRNGEQANMPTSANGYEKASDSAGLRVGLLSRGSQVRALPGALAVLPAVTFGP, from the coding sequence GTGGCCTTCACCCGGCGGCACGGAGAGAAGTGGTACGCAATCTACAAGGACGAGGAGGGGACACAGCGTGAGGTGGTGACGCCCGCGCGCACCAAGGCGCAGGCCGAGCTCCTCGCCAATGAGATGGAGCTGCGTGCGTGGCGAGTTCGCCAGGGGCTGGAGGTGCCTCCCGTCGAAATCAAGCTGCGCGACGCCTTCGAGCAGTTCCGCCCCGTCATCCAGGGCTTGGCCTCGTACGACACCATCGACGGCCGGTGGCGGAACCACATCCTTCCCGCCCTGGGAGACAGGCCCATCCACAAGATTCGGCCGGAGGACATCAGCGTCCTGTTGCGCTCCAAGCTGCGCAACGAGGAAGAGGACGAGGAGGAGCGCGACGCGCCGGGGAAGACGGACGGCGGGCTCGGGCCCCAGACGGTCCGCCATCTCCGTGTTCACCTCCAGGCCTTCTTTACGTGGGCGAAGAAGGAGGCGCGCATCTTCACCGGGGAGAATCCGGCGTCGCTGGCGTGGGACCCGGACGTGCCGGAGCCCGAGCCCCGTGTCCTGGACCTAGCCGAAGCCGAAACGGTGGCGTCGCACGCCTCGCACGAGGACATCGCGGACATGATTCTCACTGCGGCCCACACCGGGCTCCGGCGGGGAGAGCTGCTCGCTCTTCGGTGGGAGAGCGTCTTCCTGGAGGACCGGTACCTCGTCGTCCGACGCTCCGGGAAGCGGCGGACGACGAAAACTGGGCGGGCTCGCGAGGTGCCCATTCCGCGGGCCCTGCTGCCCGTCCTTGAGCGCCGCCGGGCATCAGCCACCAGCGAGTGGGCCTTCCCGGACAAGCACGGACGCCAGCGCCGCCCCGACTACGACATCAACAGCCGCTTCCGGACCGCCCTCATGCGGGCGGGCATCGTGGACGGGTACGAGTTCACCTGTGTCGCGCGGAAGACGCGGGCGCCGGGTGAGCGCAACGGCCGGTCCAAGCTGACCGCACTCCAAGTGCGGGACCTGCGGAAGCGTGCCGCGAAGGGCACCACCCAGGCGGAGCTCGCCCGCAGCTTCGGGGTGTCGCCTCGCACGGTGGGGATGATTGTCCGGGGAGAGCGGTGGGGAGGGGCCGCACGAGGCGAGGGGGGATGCGGACACTCGGCTCGGCATCCTGATGCCGCACCCCGGACATGCCCTGGCTGCGGCGTGGAGATGAAGGCTGAACCGGTGCCTACTCTCCACCTCTTCAAGGACCTCCGCGCCAGTTACCTCACCCACGTGGTGGAGCGCACAGGCGACCTCAAGGCGGCGCAGGACTTGGGCGGACACACCACGGACCGCACCACGCGCCGGCACTACACGGCGGTCCGTCGCCAGCACCTGACAGCCAAGGTGGACGAGGCCTTCGCGGGCTTCGAACCGGTCGAGTCCTCTTCCAGCCAGTTTCCAGTCGGAAGCGGCGAAAACGTGCCAGCGGCTGCCAACAACAGGGAACGTCGAAACGGAGAACAAGCGAATATGCCAACAAGTGCCAATGGTTACGAAAAGGCGTCAGATTCTGCCGGCTTACGCGTGGGTCTTCTAAGCCGGGGGTCGCAGGTTCGAGCCCTGCCTGGGGCGCTCGCCGTTCTGCCTGCCGTCACATTTGGGCCTTGA
- a CDS encoding FRG domain-containing protein gives MIHEATVKSISELITALADLSKKLDPGEVVWFRGHANEIFKLQPSLARHPKGLEREALLIKRFKQNAYSFRTLPPQSEWEWLFLMQHFGVPTRLLDWTESPLVGLYFAVNDKPEHDSADGHLWAMLPAKFNFDIPRIRPIVPIDIPSFGVEKTLDDYRPDVMVLDTHSNKLPVAAIAHRQNERIMAQLGVFTIMHRDTAPLETLADKHLAKFTIPAASKPQIKTELLNLRITRMSLFPELSSVAAVANEVLT, from the coding sequence ATGATCCATGAGGCAACAGTAAAAAGCATATCCGAACTCATCACAGCGCTTGCGGACCTCTCGAAGAAGCTCGACCCCGGCGAGGTAGTTTGGTTCCGAGGGCACGCTAACGAGATCTTCAAGCTACAGCCATCTCTCGCGCGGCACCCCAAAGGCCTTGAGCGAGAGGCGCTCTTGATAAAGCGGTTCAAGCAAAACGCCTACTCGTTCCGAACGCTCCCACCCCAAAGCGAGTGGGAATGGCTATTCCTAATGCAGCACTTTGGAGTTCCAACGCGCCTCTTGGACTGGACGGAGAGTCCCCTCGTGGGTCTCTATTTCGCCGTAAACGATAAGCCCGAGCACGACAGCGCAGATGGCCATCTATGGGCAATGCTGCCGGCAAAATTCAACTTCGACATCCCTCGCATCCGTCCAATTGTCCCAATCGACATACCAAGCTTTGGGGTTGAAAAAACCCTGGACGACTATCGACCAGATGTCATGGTGCTCGACACCCATAGCAACAAGCTTCCTGTTGCAGCGATCGCCCACAGACAAAACGAACGAATCATGGCACAACTCGGTGTCTTCACAATCATGCACCGAGACACTGCTCCTTTGGAGACACTGGCCGATAAACATCTAGCCAAGTTCACGATTCCGGCCGCCTCCAAGCCACAAATTAAAACAGAGCTTCTCAATCTTCGAATTACTCGGATGTCGCTATTCCCCGAACTCTCAAGCGTGGCGGCGGTCGCCAATGAGGTCTTGACATGA